In Colletotrichum destructivum chromosome 8, complete sequence, the following proteins share a genomic window:
- a CDS encoding uncharacterized protein (Putative protein PBDC1, metazoa/fungi, PBDC1-like domain superfamily), with the protein MAAPVPTNFDAQDADNLEDIEKQFAVKVVQHMETYWNILEKVKGSSLRLTKIDDEIYEHLQKDFPEFDPAATINEDEMKSKDGKERWRKFMMAYEKKVDDYNFGTMVRANPKFEYGQNEVIFAPRMQFYAIEIARNRKGLNDWIYEKAQAAKTSS; encoded by the exons ATGGCGGCTCCCGTTCCCACCAACTTCGACGCCCAGGATGCAGACAACCTAGAGGAT ATCGAGAAGCAGTTCGCCGTCAAGG TCGTCCAGCACATGGAGACCTACTGGAACATCTTGGAGAAGGTCAAAGGCTCCTCGCTGCGCCTGACCAAGATTGACGACGAGATCTACGAGCACCTGCAGAAGGACTTTCCTGAGTTTgaccccgccgccaccatcaacgaggacgagatgaagagtaaggacggcaaggagcGCTGGCGCAAGTTTATGATGGCCTACGAGAAGAAAGTTGATGACTACAACTTCGGCACCATGGTGCGCGCCAACCCCAAGTTCGAATACGGCCAGAATGAGGTCATCTTCG CCCCACGGATGCAGTTTTATGCCATCGAGATTGCCAGAAACCGCAAGGGTCTGAACGACTGGATTTACGAGAAGGCACAGGCTGCCAAGACTTCCAGCTAA